Proteins encoded by one window of Paenibacillus sp. DCT19:
- a CDS encoding glycosyltransferase, which translates to MNPKVSIVIPFYNCPYVPQAIQSALNQTYAETEIIVVDDGSTQYAHLLQPYLPYIHVLGKSNGGTASALNHGIRHASGEYVAWLSSDDLFYPDKIRQQVQFMLEQQALVSHTNFHYINEHAAVTKLLGGAEPMAPVDWLRRFVNGNPVNGCTVMIRKDLFGAVGLFDEYLPYTHDLDLWLRILLNGHHFPYLNEPHTAYRWHEGMGSMRHATVIGQEASMVWSRYRDPLLQRIAGMGDKSLEKVGGIRRIF; encoded by the coding sequence TTGAATCCGAAGGTGTCCATAGTCATTCCGTTCTACAATTGTCCTTATGTACCTCAGGCCATTCAAAGCGCCTTGAATCAGACATATGCTGAGACCGAGATCATTGTTGTTGACGATGGCTCAACGCAGTATGCCCATCTGTTGCAGCCGTATCTTCCTTATATTCATGTGCTTGGCAAAAGCAATGGAGGAACAGCGTCTGCGCTGAACCACGGTATACGCCATGCATCCGGTGAATATGTTGCCTGGCTCAGTTCAGATGATCTATTTTATCCAGACAAAATTCGGCAACAGGTTCAGTTTATGCTAGAGCAGCAAGCGTTGGTTTCTCATACTAATTTTCACTATATTAATGAGCATGCTGCTGTGACCAAATTGCTTGGCGGAGCAGAGCCGATGGCTCCTGTTGATTGGTTGCGCAGGTTCGTGAACGGTAATCCGGTAAATGGTTGTACAGTAATGATTCGTAAAGATCTGTTCGGAGCCGTAGGTCTCTTCGATGAATATTTGCCGTACACTCACGATCTGGATCTCTGGTTGCGGATTCTGCTGAACGGACATCACTTCCCGTATCTGAATGAGCCTCATACCGCCTATCGCTGGCATGAGGGTATGGGATCCATGAGACACGCTACAGTTATTGGGCAAGAAGCCTCCATGGTGTGGTCGAGATATCGTGATCCGCTGTTGCAGCGAATCGCGGGCATGGGGGATAAAAGCTTGGAGAAAGTAGGGGGTATTAGGCGGATCTTTTAA
- a CDS encoding SDR family oxidoreductase, translating into MKLLILGGNGMAGHVMVDYFRRQGVHSVFYTTRDASDPNGLLLDVNDSFMVDRLVEAVHPDVIVNAVGVLNSFADVDKINAYHINGFLPHRLRRVADTIGARLIHISTDCVFSGDRGGYTESDVTDGTSSYAITKALGEIQDSGHLTIRTSIIGPEIRKGGIGLMNWFMSSTGEVGGYTRVLWNGVTTLELAKWVDHYLASPVSGLIHLAHPHPLSKHDLLVLLKQIWNKEDVVIVPDDRMVQDRTLVSTRVDVKTDLPEYSTMLKELALWMEQS; encoded by the coding sequence ATGAAGTTGCTGATACTTGGGGGAAACGGAATGGCCGGCCATGTGATGGTCGACTATTTCCGCCGTCAAGGTGTGCACAGTGTGTTTTATACCACTCGGGATGCTTCTGATCCTAATGGACTGTTACTGGATGTAAACGATAGTTTCATGGTGGATCGTTTGGTGGAAGCTGTGCACCCTGATGTAATTGTGAACGCTGTGGGTGTGTTGAACAGTTTTGCGGATGTAGACAAAATCAATGCTTATCATATTAATGGTTTTCTTCCACACCGTCTACGCCGGGTCGCAGATACGATTGGTGCACGGCTCATCCATATCAGCACAGACTGTGTGTTCAGTGGAGACCGTGGAGGTTATACCGAGTCGGATGTTACGGATGGCACCTCTTCTTATGCGATCACGAAGGCATTGGGTGAAATTCAGGATTCAGGACATCTGACCATCCGAACATCTATTATTGGTCCCGAAATCCGGAAGGGCGGCATTGGTTTAATGAACTGGTTCATGTCCAGCACGGGGGAGGTTGGTGGATATACCCGTGTGTTATGGAACGGGGTTACAACCCTTGAGCTGGCGAAATGGGTAGATCATTATCTCGCTTCACCTGTCAGCGGATTGATCCATCTTGCCCATCCACATCCACTAAGCAAGCATGATCTGCTCGTATTATTGAAGCAGATCTGGAACAAGGAGGATGTCGTCATTGTCCCCGATGATCGTATGGTGCAGGATCGCACGCTTGTATCAACACGAGTGGATGTGAAGACAGACCTTCCGGAGTATTCTACAATGCTGAAGGAGCTGGCATTATGGATGGAGCAGAGCTAA
- a CDS encoding NAD-dependent epimerase/dehydratase family protein, with protein sequence MDGAELTGKKVLITGASGFTGRHAVAFFQAVGAEVAAVVRRENVYTFTKGTHVHVCDLNDKDQVRELIDEVQPDYVLHLAGKNSVPDSWADPLLVLETNVMAVLYLLDALRSCPAARTVIVGSRLKYTPEPGKVPQPPHPYSLSKALEEMVTLSWMSLFGQQIMMAEPGNLIGAGPSTGICSLLARHIVACEQEGKTEAFRLSGRENTRDFLDVRDAVRAYATLLVHGTTGTVYPVVSGTERSLGEIADTLLSMSSANVPVRWDGATSGPDGAGEEEQLSLLRKLGWQPLIPFAQSLQDILSDVRIRQGRGTV encoded by the coding sequence ATGGATGGAGCAGAGCTAACAGGCAAGAAGGTGCTCATTACAGGTGCCTCAGGTTTTACCGGACGACATGCTGTAGCGTTTTTTCAAGCCGTTGGTGCAGAGGTCGCCGCAGTCGTTAGACGTGAGAATGTTTATACGTTCACTAAGGGTACACATGTGCACGTCTGTGACCTGAATGACAAAGACCAAGTTCGTGAGTTAATTGACGAGGTGCAGCCTGATTATGTGCTGCATCTCGCAGGTAAAAATTCCGTGCCAGATTCATGGGCTGATCCGCTGCTTGTACTGGAGACGAATGTCATGGCGGTGCTGTATTTGCTGGATGCACTGCGCAGCTGTCCTGCTGCAAGAACGGTCATTGTAGGCTCACGATTAAAATACACACCAGAACCAGGTAAAGTCCCTCAGCCTCCGCATCCCTATAGCCTTAGTAAAGCTCTGGAGGAGATGGTGACCCTGTCGTGGATGTCTCTTTTTGGTCAGCAGATTATGATGGCTGAACCGGGCAATCTGATCGGTGCCGGTCCTTCAACAGGAATCTGCTCACTGCTCGCGCGTCATATTGTTGCCTGTGAGCAGGAGGGCAAGACGGAAGCTTTTCGCCTCTCAGGTCGGGAGAACACCCGTGATTTTCTGGATGTACGTGATGCAGTGCGAGCCTACGCTACATTGTTAGTTCACGGAACGACGGGTACGGTGTACCCTGTTGTCTCTGGTACGGAGCGTAGTCTGGGTGAGATCGCGGATACGTTATTGTCGATGTCGAGTGCAAATGTACCTGTGCGCTGGGATGGAGCCACCTCAGGCCCAGACGGCGCTGGGGAAGAGGAACAATTGTCGCTGCTGCGCAAACTGGGTTGGCAGCCACTCATTCCGTTTGCACAATCCCTTCAGGATATTCTAAGTGATGTTCGTATCCGGCAAGGGAGGGGAACGGTTTGA
- a CDS encoding glycosyltransferase: protein MEPKVSIVIPFYNCAYIDQAIYSAVHQTYPHIEVIVVDDGSTQFVERVQPFMDRITYIRKKNGGTATALNEGIKHATGDYFVWLSSDDVMLLDRVEKQLKFMLEVKALFCHGAYHYVNADNEWMDTIRPEVGSRLEVLQVLLEGCPINGCTVMLEMDAFRKFGMFDTDFRYTHDYEMWLRLFPVYELFYFNDPLVSYRVHEKMGTKRHFDELKAEMERVQTKHRPTLLNLLQVGGYWQ from the coding sequence ATGGAGCCTAAGGTATCGATCGTCATTCCTTTTTACAACTGTGCATACATTGATCAGGCCATCTACAGTGCCGTTCATCAGACATATCCTCATATTGAAGTCATCGTTGTAGATGATGGTTCTACGCAGTTTGTCGAGCGGGTACAGCCGTTTATGGATCGGATTACTTATATTCGCAAAAAAAATGGTGGAACGGCTACCGCGCTGAATGAAGGCATTAAACATGCAACTGGAGATTATTTTGTATGGCTTAGCTCAGATGATGTGATGTTGCTGGATCGGGTAGAGAAGCAGCTGAAATTTATGCTGGAAGTGAAGGCATTGTTCTGTCATGGAGCCTATCACTACGTGAATGCAGACAATGAGTGGATGGATACCATCCGTCCTGAGGTGGGAAGCCGCTTGGAGGTGCTGCAGGTACTTCTGGAAGGTTGTCCAATTAACGGCTGTACTGTGATGCTGGAGATGGATGCTTTTCGCAAATTCGGTATGTTCGATACCGATTTTCGTTATACGCATGATTATGAGATGTGGTTGAGGCTGTTTCCGGTCTATGAGCTGTTCTATTTCAATGATCCGTTAGTGTCTTATCGAGTGCATGAAAAGATGGGTACGAAGCGTCATTTTGATGAACTAAAGGCAGAGATGGAACGTGTTCAGACAAAGCATCGCCCCACATTGCTTAACCTGCTTCAGGTAGGTGGGTATTGGCAATAA
- a CDS encoding glycosyltransferase family 4 protein: protein MRVLLVTYWELTQMGGIWTYLRQLADHLTSLGVEVDIMGTNAASNEVYVRNLNQSFSKTKVWPMLQTKLNPTDLPQFTADSLLAYYELNRYAFEMAAAYLGVNHYDIIHAQDPVAAVAMKRILRRNTPLVTSYHGALARETFYDAQNSNPQLTLPTYLQSKRGRYFLSLEKRSAAQSELILVSSHWIKSTLTELNVPESQFRLIPYAIDLPSYKSSAAVKFRHRPPAGKKVIAFTGRLEYIKGVHVLINALAGLKTIRSDWVCWIAGEGNLMEELRDQASRTGVGDDVVFFGKLDNIPSFLRRADIYVQPSLQDTQPFSVTEAQLAGVPVIVSGTAGMPEMVDPANTGWVVPPQDANSLCSLLHALLEDDATRQRVGMQAKAWAEQHRSLEEMGMRTLQVYQEAIHRGGYSV, encoded by the coding sequence ATGAGAGTTCTGCTCGTGACCTATTGGGAATTAACCCAAATGGGTGGGATATGGACATATCTAAGACAATTGGCCGATCACCTGACATCACTGGGTGTGGAGGTTGATATTATGGGCACTAACGCAGCGAGCAATGAGGTTTATGTCCGTAATCTGAATCAATCCTTCTCCAAAACTAAAGTCTGGCCGATGCTGCAAACGAAGCTTAATCCCACCGACCTGCCTCAATTCACCGCCGACTCCCTTCTCGCTTATTATGAGCTTAATCGTTATGCCTTTGAGATGGCTGCTGCGTATCTTGGGGTCAATCATTATGACATCATCCATGCTCAAGATCCAGTGGCCGCTGTAGCCATGAAGCGTATTCTACGCCGTAACACTCCACTCGTAACAAGCTATCATGGAGCGCTTGCACGTGAAACCTTTTATGATGCTCAAAATTCAAATCCACAACTTACGCTCCCTACCTATTTGCAATCCAAAAGAGGTCGGTACTTCCTTTCCTTGGAGAAAAGAAGCGCTGCACAATCCGAGCTGATTCTCGTGTCTAGTCATTGGATCAAGAGCACCCTTACAGAACTGAACGTGCCTGAATCGCAATTCCGTCTTATTCCTTATGCCATCGATCTCCCGTCTTATAAATCTTCAGCAGCAGTCAAATTCCGTCATAGACCTCCGGCAGGTAAAAAAGTAATCGCCTTTACCGGTAGACTGGAGTACATCAAAGGTGTACATGTATTGATTAACGCACTTGCTGGTCTGAAAACGATCCGTTCGGATTGGGTCTGCTGGATTGCGGGAGAGGGTAATCTGATGGAGGAACTACGTGATCAAGCATCCCGTACGGGTGTGGGAGACGACGTTGTCTTTTTTGGAAAACTGGACAATATCCCCTCCTTCCTGCGCCGCGCTGACATCTATGTTCAACCTAGTCTGCAAGACACCCAGCCTTTCTCCGTGACCGAAGCACAGCTTGCAGGCGTTCCTGTCATCGTTAGCGGTACTGCCGGTATGCCTGAGATGGTTGACCCGGCTAACACGGGATGGGTCGTGCCTCCCCAAGATGCCAACTCACTCTGCAGTTTATTACATGCACTATTAGAGGATGATGCTACCCGCCAACGAGTAGGCATGCAGGCCAAAGCATGGGCAGAACAGCATCGCTCACTGGAAGAGATGGGAATGCGCACGTTACAGGTGTACCAAGAAGCCATACACAGAGGAGGATATTCCGTATGA